A window from Rhinolophus sinicus isolate RSC01 linkage group LG18, ASM3656204v1, whole genome shotgun sequence encodes these proteins:
- the DNASE1 gene encoding deoxyribonuclease-1: protein MKGTRLMGALLALAAVLHVALSLRIAAFNIRTFGETKVSNATLCNYIVQILTRYDIVVVQEVRDSHLTAVGKLLDRLNQDDPNTYEYVVSEPLGRNSYKERYLFLFRPDQVSVLDHYQYDDGCEPCGNDTFSREPAVVKFSSPFTEVKEFAIVPLHASPLDAVAEIDSLYDVYEDVRQKWDMEDIMLMGDFNAGCSYVTSSHWSSIRLRTSPAFQWLIPDTADTTVTSTYCAYDRIVVAGTLLQQAIVPDSAGPFDFQAAYGLSIQLAQAISDHYPVEVRLKTA from the exons ATGAAGGGTACCAGGCTGATGGGGGCACTGCTTGCCCTGGCTGCTGTGCTGCATGTGGCCCTGTCCCTGAGAATAGCAGCCTTCAACATCCGGACTTTCGGGGAGACCAAGGTGTCCAATGCCACCCTCTGCAACTACATCGTGCAG ATCCTGACTCGCTACGACATTGTCGTGGTCCAGGAGGTCCGAGACAGCCACCTGACGGCCGTGGGGAAGCTGCTGGACAGACTCAATCA GGATGACCCCAACACCTATGAGTATGTGGTCAGCGAGCCGCTGGGCCGAAACAGCTACAAGGAGCGCTACCTCTTTCTGTTCAG ACCTGACCAGGTGTCCGTGCTGGACCACTACCAGTATGATGACGGCTGCGAGCCCTGCGGCAACGACACCTTCAGCCGAGAGCCAGCCGTTGTCAAGTTCTCCTCCCCGTTTACCG AGGTCAAGGAGTTTGCCATCGTGCCGCTGCACGCGTCCCCGCTGGATGCAGTGGCTGAGATCGACTCTCTCTACGACGTCTACGAGGACGTCCGGCAGAAGTGGGACATGGAG GACATCATGTTGATGGGCGATTTCAACGCTGGCTGCAGCTACGTGACCTCTTCGCACTGGTCGTCCATCCGCCTGCGCACGAGCCCTGCCTTCCAGTGGCTGATTCCTGACACCGCCGATACCACGGTGACATCCACGTACTGTGCCTATGACAG GATCGTGGTTGCTGGGACTCTGCTCCAACAGGCCATCGTTCCCGACTCAGCTGGTCCCTTTGACTTCCAAGCTGCCTATGGACTGAGCATCCAGCTT GCCCAAGCCATCAGCGACCATTACCCGGTGGAGGTGAGGCTGAAGACAGCCTGA